In Malaclemys terrapin pileata isolate rMalTer1 chromosome 10, rMalTer1.hap1, whole genome shotgun sequence, the following are encoded in one genomic region:
- the DCTN5 gene encoding dynactin subunit 5 isoform X3 has translation MELSEMLYNKSEYIETASGNKVSRQSVLCGSQNIVLNGKTIVMNDCIIRGDLANVRVGRHCVVKSRSVIRPPFKKFSKGVAFFPLHIGDHVFIEEDCVVNAAQIGSYVHIGKNCVIVLQPPQPLQRKKGSQLGRRCVLKDCCKILANTVLPPETVVPPFTVFSGCPGLFSGELPECTQELMMDVTKSYYQKFLPLTQVASARA, from the exons ATGGAGCTGAGCGAGATGCTGTATAACAAGTCCGAGTACATCGAGACG GCATCTGGCAACAAAGTCAGCAGACAGTCTGTGCTCTGCGGAAGCCAGAACATAGTTCTGAATGGAAAG ACGATAGTTATGAATGATTGTATTATTCGTGGTGATCTGGCAAACGTAAGAGTTGGACGCCACTGCGTTGTGAAAAGCCGCAGTGTCATCAGGCCGCCTTTCAAGAAATTCAGCAAGGG AGTTGCTTTCTTCCCTCTCCACATTGGTGATCATGTCTTTATAGAAGAAGACTGCGTTGTCAATGCAGCCCAGATCGGCTCCTACGTTCACATAGGCAAGAACTGTGTCATT GTCCTGCAGCCTCCTCAGCCACTTCAGAGGAAGAAAGGCAGCCAGCTG GGTCGTAGGTGTGTTTTGAAAGACTGCTGCAAAATTCTAGCCAACACAGTTCTACCCCCTGAAACCGTGGTCCCGCCTTTTACAGTCTTTTCAGGCTGCCCAG GGCTCTTCTCTGGAGAACTCCCAGAGTGCACCCAAGAGCTGATGATGGATGTTACAAAGAGCTATTACCAGAAGTTCTTGCCACTTACTCAG
- the DCTN5 gene encoding dynactin subunit 5 isoform X2 translates to MEPVSPRNFCCPFLYLFQFLYTHTLSLSEMGRPGLHAVLKASGNKVSRQSVLCGSQNIVLNGKTIVMNDCIIRGDLANVRVGRHCVVKSRSVIRPPFKKFSKGVAFFPLHIGDHVFIEEDCVVNAAQIGSYVHIGKNCVIGRRCVLKDCCKILANTVLPPETVVPPFTVFSGCPGLFSGELPECTQELMMDVTKSYYQKFLPLTQVASARA, encoded by the exons atggaaccTGTATCCCCTCGTAATTtctgttgtccttttctgtaccttttccaatttttatatacacacactctttctctatctgagatggggcgaccaggactgcatgcagtactcaag GCATCTGGCAACAAAGTCAGCAGACAGTCTGTGCTCTGCGGAAGCCAGAACATAGTTCTGAATGGAAAG ACGATAGTTATGAATGATTGTATTATTCGTGGTGATCTGGCAAACGTAAGAGTTGGACGCCACTGCGTTGTGAAAAGCCGCAGTGTCATCAGGCCGCCTTTCAAGAAATTCAGCAAGGG AGTTGCTTTCTTCCCTCTCCACATTGGTGATCATGTCTTTATAGAAGAAGACTGCGTTGTCAATGCAGCCCAGATCGGCTCCTACGTTCACATAGGCAAGAACTGTGTCATT GGTCGTAGGTGTGTTTTGAAAGACTGCTGCAAAATTCTAGCCAACACAGTTCTACCCCCTGAAACCGTGGTCCCGCCTTTTACAGTCTTTTCAGGCTGCCCAG GGCTCTTCTCTGGAGAACTCCCAGAGTGCACCCAAGAGCTGATGATGGATGTTACAAAGAGCTATTACCAGAAGTTCTTGCCACTTACTCAG
- the DCTN5 gene encoding dynactin subunit 5 isoform X1, translated as MEPVSPRNFCCPFLYLFQFLYTHTLSLSEMGRPGLHAVLKASGNKVSRQSVLCGSQNIVLNGKTIVMNDCIIRGDLANVRVGRHCVVKSRSVIRPPFKKFSKGVAFFPLHIGDHVFIEEDCVVNAAQIGSYVHIGKNCVIVLQPPQPLQRKKGSQLGRRCVLKDCCKILANTVLPPETVVPPFTVFSGCPGLFSGELPECTQELMMDVTKSYYQKFLPLTQVASARA; from the exons atggaaccTGTATCCCCTCGTAATTtctgttgtccttttctgtaccttttccaatttttatatacacacactctttctctatctgagatggggcgaccaggactgcatgcagtactcaag GCATCTGGCAACAAAGTCAGCAGACAGTCTGTGCTCTGCGGAAGCCAGAACATAGTTCTGAATGGAAAG ACGATAGTTATGAATGATTGTATTATTCGTGGTGATCTGGCAAACGTAAGAGTTGGACGCCACTGCGTTGTGAAAAGCCGCAGTGTCATCAGGCCGCCTTTCAAGAAATTCAGCAAGGG AGTTGCTTTCTTCCCTCTCCACATTGGTGATCATGTCTTTATAGAAGAAGACTGCGTTGTCAATGCAGCCCAGATCGGCTCCTACGTTCACATAGGCAAGAACTGTGTCATT GTCCTGCAGCCTCCTCAGCCACTTCAGAGGAAGAAAGGCAGCCAGCTG GGTCGTAGGTGTGTTTTGAAAGACTGCTGCAAAATTCTAGCCAACACAGTTCTACCCCCTGAAACCGTGGTCCCGCCTTTTACAGTCTTTTCAGGCTGCCCAG GGCTCTTCTCTGGAGAACTCCCAGAGTGCACCCAAGAGCTGATGATGGATGTTACAAAGAGCTATTACCAGAAGTTCTTGCCACTTACTCAG
- the DCTN5 gene encoding dynactin subunit 5 isoform X4, which produces MELSEMLYNKSEYIETASGNKVSRQSVLCGSQNIVLNGKTIVMNDCIIRGDLANVRVGRHCVVKSRSVIRPPFKKFSKGVAFFPLHIGDHVFIEEDCVVNAAQIGSYVHIGKNCVIGRRCVLKDCCKILANTVLPPETVVPPFTVFSGCPGLFSGELPECTQELMMDVTKSYYQKFLPLTQVASARA; this is translated from the exons ATGGAGCTGAGCGAGATGCTGTATAACAAGTCCGAGTACATCGAGACG GCATCTGGCAACAAAGTCAGCAGACAGTCTGTGCTCTGCGGAAGCCAGAACATAGTTCTGAATGGAAAG ACGATAGTTATGAATGATTGTATTATTCGTGGTGATCTGGCAAACGTAAGAGTTGGACGCCACTGCGTTGTGAAAAGCCGCAGTGTCATCAGGCCGCCTTTCAAGAAATTCAGCAAGGG AGTTGCTTTCTTCCCTCTCCACATTGGTGATCATGTCTTTATAGAAGAAGACTGCGTTGTCAATGCAGCCCAGATCGGCTCCTACGTTCACATAGGCAAGAACTGTGTCATT GGTCGTAGGTGTGTTTTGAAAGACTGCTGCAAAATTCTAGCCAACACAGTTCTACCCCCTGAAACCGTGGTCCCGCCTTTTACAGTCTTTTCAGGCTGCCCAG GGCTCTTCTCTGGAGAACTCCCAGAGTGCACCCAAGAGCTGATGATGGATGTTACAAAGAGCTATTACCAGAAGTTCTTGCCACTTACTCAG